The Haloplanus sp. GDY1 genomic sequence CGCGCTGGTGTGGACCGCCGGCCGGCGGGCGTCCTGAGGGGACGGGAAAAAGGAGGGCTACATCCCGAGCAGCGTCTGGATCGACCCGCGCGCCTCCCAGAGCCCGGAGACGATCATGACGACGCCGGCGAAGACGGCGAGGGCGACGGCCCACCGGCGCGTCGGCGAGAGGGAGTCGATGTCGATGTCGAAGGACATGTACATCACGGCGAGGTACATGAGGCCGATCACCGGCGCGAACAGCGCCCCGGAGAGGGCAAAGAGGATGAGCGGCGCCTCGAAGAGGAGGTTGAGCGCGAGCGGGATGGCCGCGAAGAGCAGGACCGTCGCGCGGAAGACGGTGTCACGGGTGACGTCGAACCGGTCGAAGACGCCGTGGAGCGCGAAGGCGTCCTCCCAGAGCCGCGACATGCCGTAGAGCGGGCCGATGAGCGTCGAGAACAGCGCGGCGACGGTGGTCAACAGGAAGAGCGCGGCGGACCACTCGCCGAACTGGGTCGTGAAGATCTCGGCCATCTGCGGGATGACGGTGAACCCGCTGGGCTCGATGCCCTGCGTGTGCAGCGTCGCGGCGGCGGCCGTCCACATGAAAAAGGAGAAGACGGCCAGGATGGTCGAGGACAGCAGGTTCTGCCAGAGGACGATGTCGCCCCACCCCTTGAGGCGGTCGATCTCCTCGTCGGAGAGATCGTACTTGTCGACGTCGTGGCCCGCCTCGAGGGGTTCGAACATCCCCATCACCTTGTCCTTCGCGAACCAGACGTAGGAGACGGTCGGGCCGAAGCCGGCGCCGATCCAGCCGAACATCGTGAGGACGAACGCCATGCCGCCGACGCCGAGGCCGGACACCTCGCCGGGCATCGAGGGGACCAGGCCGCTCGCGAGGCCGTCCATCCACCGCCCCGCGGTGCTGAGCGAGACGAACGCGATCAACACGAGGAAGATCCACAGCAGCGAGGTGGCGA encodes the following:
- a CDS encoding Nramp family divalent metal transporter translates to MSTGSVDAATETRISEPPATLTEFLSYMGPAWVFTASQIGGGEVLSVPLGGAYLGMEGIWLIPLITFTKIFGQYYLVRYGVMTGDTFLDALYEKGWALKWIFYYVFLGGLIYAIGLSGHLGETAGAFQELVPLSTEVWMIVTVLAGLAIVMTRSYDLIEKIATSLLWIFLVLIAFVSLSTAGRWMDGLASGLVPSMPGEVSGLGVGGMAFVLTMFGWIGAGFGPTVSYVWFAKDKVMGMFEPLEAGHDVDKYDLSDEEIDRLKGWGDIVLWQNLLSSTILAVFSFFMWTAAAATLHTQGIEPSGFTVIPQMAEIFTTQFGEWSAALFLLTTVAALFSTLIGPLYGMSRLWEDAFALHGVFDRFDVTRDTVFRATVLLFAAIPLALNLLFEAPLILFALSGALFAPVIGLMYLAVMYMSFDIDIDSLSPTRRWAVALAVFAGVVMIVSGLWEARGSIQTLLGM